From Bifidobacterium longum subsp. longum JCM 1217, one genomic window encodes:
- a CDS encoding DUF6320 domain-containing protein: MKHCDACTVDFTGDMARCPLCQNELRGEASPAAFPAQQIYLRPRRLAVEIITFVTGAILLLHGFFSYLFSWPIPIASASAAALIISVLFINSAILHVPRPLRLMFRYFYIMLAIALVWFVATMNHVVTMFVIPITCLVSLVFDVVLLIVLRAKAIDEYAKYLAFDIVAGLMPLTFIPLGWAPWDVLVMVSGLVSLLVLLGLLVFARRQLFSEFGKQFSA, translated from the coding sequence ATGAAGCATTGCGATGCCTGCACCGTCGATTTCACCGGCGATATGGCCCGTTGCCCGCTCTGCCAGAACGAATTGCGCGGCGAGGCCTCCCCCGCCGCATTCCCCGCGCAGCAGATCTATCTGCGTCCGAGGCGTTTGGCGGTGGAAATCATCACGTTTGTAACCGGCGCGATTTTGCTGCTGCATGGCTTCTTCAGCTATCTGTTTTCGTGGCCGATACCGATTGCCAGTGCATCGGCGGCCGCGCTGATCATCAGCGTGCTGTTCATCAATAGTGCGATTCTGCACGTGCCGCGGCCGCTTCGCCTCATGTTTCGATATTTCTATATCATGCTGGCGATTGCGCTGGTCTGGTTTGTGGCGACGATGAATCATGTCGTCACCATGTTCGTCATACCGATCACGTGTCTGGTTTCGCTGGTCTTTGACGTGGTGCTGCTTATCGTGCTGCGGGCCAAGGCCATTGACGAGTACGCCAAGTATCTGGCGTTCGACATCGTCGCTGGTCTGATGCCTCTGACGTTCATTCCGCTCGGCTGGGCTCCGTGGGATGTACTGGTGATGGTCAGCGGGCTGGTCTCCCTGCTGGTGCTGCTCGGCCTGCTCGTCTTCGCCCGCCGTCAGCTCTTCTCGGAATTCGGCAAACAGTTCTCGGCCTGA
- a CDS encoding alpha/beta hydrolase, with protein sequence MPINEALFAAMKAASYIKPNAGKSYKLQRVAEELIAKQAPDNPKCRVEDAFAPMADGYAVPLRVFTPLVAYGAPLPEALEESSANGTPVASAISAILPAVLPKVLPKILIKESTSSGNADGISGNANTELPSVTPRGTILFFHGGGWTTGGINLYTQACAHMAVRLQRRVISVEYRLAPEYRFPTAVEDCYEVARQLFAGELPISGVGGSVDVDHPQSAAPTAPAGGGDISATIPAPDPDSIVLFGDSAGGNLAAAVSLMARDRGEFMPRTQMLLYPVVGNDYNPETSPFESVRTNGTDYILTAQDMADYIDMYRSSVADLTNPYFAPLTAHDLSNQPRTLVLSAEYCPLRDEDEAYARRLQLVNDNVSCYRIHDGIHGYLLNTSAVGLVATTYRIIEHFLDGTPLEPAPGTGTTANAPEGGDAWQDVLGTD encoded by the coding sequence ATGCCGATCAACGAGGCATTGTTCGCCGCGATGAAGGCCGCCAGCTACATCAAGCCCAACGCGGGCAAGTCGTACAAATTGCAGCGCGTGGCGGAAGAGCTTATCGCCAAGCAGGCACCCGACAATCCGAAATGCCGTGTCGAGGACGCCTTCGCGCCTATGGCGGATGGATATGCCGTACCATTGCGAGTGTTCACGCCGCTGGTCGCCTATGGAGCGCCCCTGCCCGAAGCCCTGGAGGAATCTTCCGCCAATGGCACGCCCGTGGCCTCGGCAATATCCGCGATTCTGCCCGCCGTATTACCCAAAGTCCTACCCAAAATACTCATCAAGGAAAGCACGTCGAGCGGCAACGCCGACGGTATTTCCGGCAATGCCAACACGGAACTTCCCTCAGTCACGCCGCGTGGCACGATCCTGTTTTTCCACGGTGGCGGTTGGACCACAGGCGGCATCAACCTGTACACGCAGGCTTGCGCGCATATGGCCGTACGTCTGCAACGCCGTGTGATCTCAGTCGAGTACCGGCTGGCTCCTGAATACCGCTTCCCTACTGCTGTTGAGGATTGCTATGAGGTAGCCCGGCAGCTGTTTGCTGGGGAATTGCCGATTTCTGGGGTGGGTGGTTCTGTTGATGTTGATCACCCCCAGTCGGCTGCGCCGACAGCCCCCGCCGGCGGGGGCGATATATCTGCGACAATCCCAGCACCGGATCCCGACAGCATCGTGCTGTTTGGCGACAGCGCGGGCGGCAATCTTGCGGCCGCCGTCTCACTCATGGCCCGCGACCGCGGCGAGTTCATGCCGCGCACGCAGATGCTGCTTTACCCGGTAGTCGGCAACGATTACAATCCCGAGACCAGCCCGTTCGAATCGGTGCGGACCAACGGCACCGACTACATCCTCACCGCACAGGACATGGCCGACTACATCGACATGTACCGTTCGTCCGTGGCCGATCTGACCAATCCGTATTTCGCGCCGCTCACCGCGCACGACCTGAGCAATCAGCCGCGCACGCTGGTGTTGTCCGCCGAATACTGCCCGCTCAGAGACGAGGACGAAGCGTACGCCCGTCGCCTGCAATTGGTGAACGACAACGTCTCCTGTTACCGAATTCACGATGGCATCCACGGCTACCTGCTCAATACGTCGGCCGTGGGACTGGTGGCCACCACCTACCGAATCATCGAGCATTTCCTCGACGGCACACCGCTGGAACCAGCTCCCGGCACCGGCACCACCGCCAACGCACCGGAGGGAGGCGACGCGTGGCAAGACGTACTTGGTACCGACTAG
- a CDS encoding phosphoribosylformylglycinamidine synthase — translation MVFRVYVEKKPGFDVEAQQLAGELRTILGLTGLKALRIVNRYDVEGISQELFDQTVPTVFSEPQVDNVAYDLPDFAGAKVFATEFLPGQFDQRADSAAECIQLISQGERPTVRSAKLYALEGDLTDADVDTIKHYAINPVEAREASLETKETLKTQVPVPGKVETIAGFNEMDAEAGQKFIDERGLAMDLADLEFCQKYFSEESREPTITEIKVIDTYWSDHCRHTTFGTELDEVTIDDATVKAAFERYLAMRHELGRDAKPVCLMDMGTIGAKWLKKNGVLTGLDESEEINACTVKVKVDVNGHDEDWLFLFKNETHNHPTEIEPFGGAATCIGGCIRDPLSGRSYVYQAMRVTGAADPTVPVSETLEGKLPQRKLVTTAAAGYSSYGNQIGLATGQVDEIYHPGYVAKRMEVGAVVAATPADHVRRETPAPGDKIILLGGRTGRDGIGGATGSSKAHNVESLELDGAEVQKGNAPVERKLQRLFRRGDACRLIKRCNDFGAGGVSVAVGELADGLFVDLNTVPKKYEGLDGTELAISESQERMAVDVAAEDVDEFLAYAREENLEATVIATVTEDPRMVMTWNGDKIVNLSREFLASNGASKHQTVHVEEQQSYETPWGEGTLAERMNKLVTDINVASNKGLSERFDSTIGAGTVLMPFGGKRQLTPNMAMVAKLPVFGETTTASAMAWGFNPYIMSKNQFTGAYLSVVESLAKLVAAGFEHEKAYLSFQEYFEKLRDEPERWGKPAAAVLGALMAQVDLGAGAIGGKDSMSGSFEDLDVPPTLISFAVAVGNMKRATSPEFKDADHRIVRIAPRYLADGLTPDKDALLEVFSVIEELTDFHDALAVSTPGYGATAEALFKMTLGNRIGVTLNNSIAVDDLFTPAYGSFIVELADDAKLPAVSNLVEIGEIGTTTSEYVFKAAGETLDLDAVQEAWESGIESVFPYRSKGEDKGATVETIDFHAPKKTVYVGSSVAKPHVVIPVFPGNNCEYDSAAAFERAGADVTTLIVNNLTPAAVAESTQALVDEINKSQIVMIPGGFSGGDEPDGSAKFITAFFRAPAVTEAVRDLLKNRDGLMLGICNGFQALVKLGLVPYGDIVPMTDACPTLTFNTIGRHQSRLVRTRVASDLSPWLSKTSVGDIHTVAISHGEGRFVASDEVLAQLRANGQIATQYVDETGTPGMDLDVNPNGSLLAIEGITSPDGRVFGKMGHSERSGNGLYVNVPGNKYQPIFEAGVEYFTA, via the coding sequence CGGACTGACCGGCCTCAAGGCCCTGCGCATCGTGAACCGCTATGACGTCGAAGGCATCTCCCAGGAGCTGTTCGACCAGACCGTGCCCACCGTGTTCAGCGAGCCTCAGGTGGACAATGTGGCCTACGACCTGCCCGACTTCGCCGGCGCCAAGGTCTTCGCCACCGAGTTCCTGCCCGGCCAGTTCGACCAGCGCGCCGACTCCGCCGCCGAATGCATCCAGCTCATCTCCCAGGGCGAGCGCCCGACCGTCCGCTCCGCCAAGCTGTACGCGCTGGAAGGCGACCTGACCGACGCCGACGTGGACACCATCAAGCATTACGCGATCAACCCGGTCGAGGCCCGCGAGGCCAGCCTGGAGACCAAGGAAACCCTGAAGACCCAGGTGCCGGTGCCCGGCAAGGTCGAGACCATCGCCGGTTTCAACGAGATGGACGCCGAAGCCGGCCAGAAGTTCATCGACGAGCGCGGTCTGGCCATGGATCTGGCCGACCTCGAATTCTGCCAGAAGTACTTCAGCGAGGAGAGCCGCGAGCCCACCATCACCGAAATCAAGGTGATCGACACCTACTGGTCCGACCACTGCCGTCACACCACGTTCGGCACCGAGCTGGACGAAGTGACCATCGATGACGCCACCGTCAAGGCCGCCTTCGAGCGTTACCTGGCGATGCGCCACGAGCTCGGCCGTGACGCCAAGCCCGTCTGCCTCATGGACATGGGCACCATCGGCGCCAAGTGGCTCAAGAAGAACGGTGTCCTGACCGGCCTTGACGAGTCCGAGGAAATCAACGCCTGCACCGTCAAGGTCAAGGTTGACGTGAACGGCCACGACGAGGACTGGCTGTTCCTGTTCAAGAACGAGACCCACAACCACCCCACCGAAATCGAACCGTTCGGTGGCGCGGCCACCTGCATCGGCGGCTGCATCCGCGATCCTCTGTCCGGCCGCTCCTACGTGTATCAGGCGATGCGCGTCACCGGCGCCGCGGACCCGACCGTGCCGGTCTCCGAGACGCTGGAAGGCAAGCTCCCCCAGCGCAAGCTCGTGACCACCGCCGCCGCCGGCTACAGCTCCTACGGCAACCAGATCGGTCTGGCCACCGGTCAGGTCGACGAGATCTACCACCCCGGCTACGTGGCCAAGCGCATGGAGGTGGGTGCGGTCGTGGCCGCCACCCCGGCCGACCATGTGCGCCGCGAAACCCCGGCCCCTGGCGACAAAATCATCCTGCTGGGCGGCCGCACCGGCCGTGACGGCATCGGCGGTGCCACCGGTTCGTCCAAGGCGCATAACGTGGAATCGCTCGAACTCGACGGCGCCGAAGTGCAGAAGGGTAACGCTCCGGTGGAGCGCAAGCTGCAGCGTCTGTTCCGCCGCGGCGATGCCTGCCGTCTGATCAAGCGCTGCAACGACTTCGGCGCGGGTGGCGTGTCCGTGGCGGTCGGCGAGTTGGCCGACGGCCTGTTCGTGGACCTCAACACCGTGCCCAAGAAATACGAGGGCCTGGACGGCACCGAGCTGGCCATCTCCGAATCCCAGGAGCGCATGGCCGTGGACGTGGCCGCCGAGGACGTGGACGAGTTCCTGGCCTACGCCCGCGAAGAGAACCTCGAAGCCACGGTGATTGCCACCGTGACCGAGGACCCGCGCATGGTGATGACCTGGAACGGCGACAAGATCGTGAATCTGTCCCGTGAGTTCCTGGCCTCCAACGGCGCTTCCAAGCACCAGACCGTGCATGTCGAGGAACAGCAGTCCTACGAGACCCCGTGGGGCGAGGGCACGCTGGCCGAACGCATGAACAAGCTGGTCACCGACATCAACGTGGCCTCCAACAAGGGCCTTTCGGAGCGCTTCGACTCCACCATCGGCGCGGGCACCGTGCTCATGCCGTTCGGCGGCAAGCGTCAGCTCACCCCGAACATGGCCATGGTCGCCAAGCTGCCGGTGTTCGGCGAGACCACCACCGCTTCGGCGATGGCGTGGGGCTTCAACCCGTACATCATGTCCAAGAACCAGTTCACCGGCGCCTACCTGTCCGTGGTCGAGTCGCTGGCCAAGCTGGTCGCGGCCGGCTTCGAGCATGAGAAGGCCTACCTGAGCTTCCAGGAGTACTTCGAGAAGCTGCGCGACGAGCCGGAACGCTGGGGCAAGCCGGCGGCCGCCGTACTCGGCGCGCTGATGGCCCAGGTGGACCTGGGCGCCGGCGCCATCGGCGGCAAGGACTCCATGTCCGGTTCGTTCGAGGATCTCGACGTGCCGCCGACGCTGATCTCCTTCGCCGTGGCCGTGGGCAACATGAAGCGCGCCACCTCCCCTGAATTCAAGGACGCCGATCACCGTATCGTACGCATCGCGCCGCGCTACCTGGCCGACGGTCTGACCCCGGACAAGGATGCGCTGCTTGAGGTGTTCTCCGTGATCGAGGAGCTCACCGACTTCCACGATGCCCTGGCCGTCTCTACGCCGGGCTATGGCGCCACCGCCGAAGCCCTGTTCAAGATGACGCTCGGCAACCGCATCGGCGTGACCCTGAACAACAGCATCGCCGTGGACGACCTGTTCACCCCGGCATACGGTTCGTTCATCGTCGAGCTGGCGGACGATGCCAAGCTTCCGGCCGTCTCCAATTTGGTCGAGATCGGCGAAATCGGCACCACCACCTCCGAGTACGTGTTCAAGGCCGCCGGCGAGACGCTGGACCTGGACGCTGTGCAGGAAGCTTGGGAGTCCGGCATCGAATCCGTGTTCCCGTACCGTTCCAAGGGCGAGGACAAGGGCGCGACCGTCGAGACCATCGACTTCCACGCGCCGAAGAAGACCGTGTACGTCGGCTCTTCCGTGGCCAAGCCGCATGTGGTGATCCCGGTGTTCCCGGGCAACAACTGCGAGTACGATTCCGCCGCCGCCTTCGAGCGTGCCGGCGCCGATGTGACCACACTGATCGTCAACAACCTGACGCCGGCCGCCGTCGCCGAATCCACGCAGGCGTTGGTCGACGAGATCAACAAGAGCCAGATCGTGATGATCCCAGGCGGCTTCTCCGGCGGCGACGAGCCGGACGGTTCCGCCAAGTTCATCACCGCGTTCTTCCGTGCGCCGGCCGTCACCGAGGCCGTGCGTGACCTGCTGAAGAACCGCGATGGTCTGATGCTCGGCATCTGCAACGGCTTCCAGGCGCTCGTCAAGCTGGGTCTGGTGCCGTACGGCGACATCGTGCCGATGACCGACGCCTGCCCGACGCTGACCTTCAACACCATCGGCCGCCACCAGAGCCGACTGGTCCGCACGCGCGTGGCCTCCGACCTCTCCCCGTGGCTGTCCAAGACTTCGGTCGGCGACATTCACACCGTGGCCATCTCCCACGGCGAGGGCCGCTTCGTGGCCTCCGACGAGGTGCTCGCCCAGCTCAGGGCCAACGGCCAGATCGCCACGCAGTACGTGGACGAGACCGGCACCCCCGGCATGGACCTGGATGTGAACCCGAACGGCTCGCTGCTCGCCATCGAGGGCATCACCAGCCCGGACGGCCGCGTGTTTGGCAAGATGGGTCACTCGGAGCGTTCCGGCAACGGCCTGTACGTCAACGTGCCCGGCAACAAGTACCAGCCGATCTTCGAGGCCGGCGTGGAATACTTCACCGCCTGA